ccagcccgccgagcgTCCCGTCCAaccgagacggatggcgagccATCTCGCCACGCacccgcgcgacgtggcgcgctccggtgCCATGcttgacgcccactcgccggcccgcgagtgggcatcgtcacgctgacgcaattaatcatttttttaaaattcaaattttaaaaaaagtaaaaaagcgaaaaacggtaatattaccgttttttcgaccgtttttcttttattatttatttattttttatttttttactctataaatactcctaattcatcatcatttcacacacaaatacacatctattcttcccaaatcatctccatttcctctccaattttcatataacctctcatcacaaaatgtccggcgacggaaactctggcggtggtgTCTCCGTCGGGTTTGACATCAATGCGTTCGGCGACTgtggggcatgtacaatgtcctgggtggtggttctggttcgtcgacgccgggcacccagggttcgtcgacgccggggggtaccaaccaccccattttgatgtgaatgcacacgcccgtccctccgccccgaggtattcgcaaggattatcccagattcgggaggattattcggttgaacccactccggaaggaggccgAAGCGATGGAAACTCCAGGGCGGAGGTGGATGAGggggaggaggatctaggccgacaTCTGTACATCCCCAAGGAAACGCTGgttgtgtacaacgcctggatcagcgtctcgtacgatcccatcgtggGAAATCAACAATctcggaagtgcttctgggaaaaggtcaccgagacctaccacgagattaagccgaaggggtcccgccgccgcacatttaagatgttccgcgctcactttgaccgagtcgacagagaagtcaaaaaattctgcgccatctacaagagtgaagcgactcattaccaaagcggagccacgggagccgacattctgaggtcggctttgcgagtctacttcgacgacaccgccaaacaattcaaacatgtcgatgtttgggaggtcgtcaaagacgaggaaatgTGGGCAGGCGGTGCCCGATCCAGCtagggctcgacctcgaagcgcacgacgggtggccaatactcgtctagtgagggcagttcgggcagcgccgcacaagagtttgcctcgcaggaggttgagggcacgacagacaATGCCgcggggtcctcccgtgggcgccgtcggccgcaagggagaaatgcggcgaaggcggctagagggaggaggggccgagccgaatcaagccaggcgggctcgggctcgggggcaccctcgaactccctaatgtccatgtacatgaccgccacaacggcggacacttcccgcataacgcctccccaataccaagcctatcttgccggaattgagtttatgtcaagacaacttggtattccgcctccaggtggcttcagtgcacctccaccgccttcgggggatgattcatcgacgtagtagttttttttattttctataaaattgtattttaaattatgtaatttttatttttttaggactttaattatgtgtttttttatttttttgaattttaagttgtatttttattttatgttgtaattttattttatttactgaagtgtgtttttattaattgaatttggttggaaataaaaataaaaaatgaaattgaatgaatagtaatttaagagacggttaagggacggataagagatggagggttgcaggttccgtcccttagttaagagatggagtaaaaaagtacagtggggcccatgaatagtaatttaaaggaCGGTTAAGGACGGATAAGacacagcgttgcagatggcctaagagatggagggttgcaggttctgtcccttagttaagagatggagtaaaaagtacaatggagcccaagaatagtaatttaagagacggttaagggacggataagagacaacgTTGGAGATGACCTAAGGTACTAAGGTTTagggaaaaaaaggaaaaaatcttttaaataaaagtTACTCCTATGAATAATACTTCCTGTGTCCATAAAATATACtttcattttaccattttgggatGTTCACAGAAAATAGTTCAATTTCTAAAAAATGGAAGgtttctctctcctacttttcccATTTTTCCCATCTCTTTCACTTTTTTCCCCATCTCTCTTGCTTACCAATTTATCATTAAAACTCGTTTTGTCCATAATGATTTTATAAACATAAGGGTAAAATTCTTAGTTATTAACAAAAACTaacaattataataataataataataataataattattattattattataattattagtgATAATACTAAGCGATGATCACAATTTCATGCAAAACACCCTCCATAAATTGGTATATAATACTTTCTTTGTCAGATTTTAAGTTAttaattttccatttttagctaatgattgatttctttgttagaaaaaaaaatactttattctctttatatatatatatagtatatatatatctaaaattagaatgtgatatttttaatgggacaaactaaaaatgaaagtgagaCATTTTTTATAAGACGGGGGaagtattattttctctcttttattttatcatctttATTTCTTTTCCCCCCTCTCCCTTAACTCAATAATATGGGGGgagtgaactacgcaaatggtcTCTGAACTATGCGTTTTGCACGGAAATTGTatctaaactttaaaaatatcgtgggtACTTAAACTACAGTATTAAGAATttcatagtagtattttttatttcaattttttttactttctaaaagtgttagagaaagagagagaaagaagatccGACATAAActgattgaaaaagtgaagtgaatcatTTCAGGTACTCAAACTgtaaagaaaatataatatttagtaagagagagataaaaaaatatcaaattcaataccTAGAAATGAAAGTCCATAAATGCCCTTCATGCTTTGAGGGGCATTTTTGGTGCAAAATTGTGATAAATAGTGAAAAGGTATCAAAAATGCGATTACACCTTAGTTTATGGACATTCAGAGACTacccacgatatttttaaagtttagatACCATTTACGTGCAAAACGTATAGTTCAGGGACCATTGACATAGtttacacttttttttaaaaataagttgACCCCTTACTGCGGAActaatgaaataataataattaaagtgtAATGGATGATTAATAGATATTGCGAATTGTTAATTTTGGTGTGGATGTACATAATTTTTGCCATGCAAAATAATGTCAAACTCAGACTAAGTTATTCTTAAATTTGATCAATTTTTCAATATAATACTGGAATTGAAACAATATACCAGAATAACTACTATCTTTTCCCATAGGAAATAACAAAAGCTTCAAAATTTGAAAGTAATTAATGCGTTGTGTAattcttttgacttttaatagCACATCTGTGCTAATACATTGTATACTCTAATCCCCCTCCCTTTTCTTATCATTAATACATGTGCCCAAAATACGACACTTGAGAGGGATTACATAACAATATCAAGCAAATTGTTGTTTCCGTttgtaaaatattaaaaaggGATTTGTAAAATAAAACTCCATAGATATACGATTTGTAAAAAAGGGTTCATTCTCATCTGAATTTTGACTATGAGTGAAAATTGTGATTTGATCTATGAACCTAAGTTTGTAACTTGTGAACGAATTTTAGTGAATTAGAGCTCCGATCCATTATCAATGAGTAAATATCAAAATAAGAGGGATTAGAGATCCATTATGTCTCCTAAACTTAAGCTGTAAAACACTCTTAATGATGTCACAACTCACAATCATAATTCAATCAAGCACTAAACTTTTTGCTTCCTTAAGTTTTGGTTTGTTCCCTCCCTTTTGACTTGGTACATAGAAGTTGGAAACAGTTGACTGAAAAATTCTTAAATAGAAATGAAGTTTGAGAATTGAAGCATAGCTAAACCCCAGACTTTATGCATACTCAAAGATGCATTTCTTTAATGAAGGTAAATATGAAGGAGAGCAACAAAAACATAGAAAGCCTAGTTGTGAGTGGCCATGGCTTTAAGGGACTGAAACCGGATGGCTTTGTCCCCAAATTTGGTCTTAGTGTAGAGGCTGAGATAATCCTTAAACCTAATTTCCTTGGGGACCAAGAGGTCGGCGGCCGGAGAAATCACAGCGTCCCCAGCCGGGTTGTAGAATGTAGCGATGGAGAGGTGGTTCCCCTCCCTCATTGCCATCACTCTGTGCACCGCGCTCTTGTACACCCCGTTGCTCAAGATCTCCACCTGGTCCCCTATGTTGACAAATATCATGTTGTTCTTGGAAGGCAGGATTTTGACCCATTCCCCGCCTTTCAAGAACTCCAGCCCTGGGACCTGGTCGTCCTGGAGGAGGAGTATGATCCCTCCAGCGTCCGTGTGCTCCCTGAGGCCCCTCATGAGGTCGGGTCGCGGGCACTCTGGGTACATTGCCACTTTGGTCCCGACCGAGGGGGCCCTGCACCCAGAGAAAGCCTCCATCATGTGGGACCTCCTGATCCCAAGATTCTGGCACATGTGCTCTGACAGCTTCTCAGCCAGCTGAATCAGCTGGCTGATGTAGTCCTCCATCGACCGCCTGAGGCGGTCAGGGAGGACAGTGGTAGTGCTGTCAGGGTGGTGCCAGACGAAGAAGCTGCTCTCCCAGTCGCGGTCGGGGATGTGCTCGTTTTTGCTGGAGGAGAGGCTCTTGGCGGTCTCTGAGGCCAGGAAGGCCGGCCTCATGGCCTGCTTGTAGTGGGCCTTGGTCAGCGCCTTCACCTCCTCCATCACCTCCGTgtctgatggatccgcgaatttctgatgttagtaaatgctggtagagaataaagactacgacacaaagaatttacgtggttcgatttactgaagtaaatctacgtccacgggaagaagggagggcaagattgtattgcttgatctgggattacagcttacaacacagacttgctatacgattttttatctctagagagcttaacctttttctatctgatctaagttctatttataccttgaactaggatcgtggtttgcagccccactaacaagatcgtgggtgagcaataactgctcaataactgcttcgtaccactaaatagatcgtgggtatagtggaggtcgtggaggcctttcatgagtccactaactcctagttcggtcgaatgctgagaccgaactgctggactttaccgatcagctcttgccgatctgagaggagagcttgactggtcggcttttaccgagctgtaggctgagtccgaactctttggtcgtgccgaactctttggtgccgaacagatactctttcttgggctctgggctgatgggccgtcactgttattgggcttgccattagggtttagttcgtaccccatcactaccccccccgaaaagcgaagtgaatcacttcggcgaggtgagtcacttcggcattctggataacggtaagggggaggctgacgtcaggggacgtgccttgcgcgtgcctgcattaaatgcgacagtaaaatccggccgttgaatcctgaaaaggtgggattcgaaacagcgcaacgatttcgaaatctttcccgaatctgataaatatgctctttcttcctcatttgaacacttttgctgttgcgtcttctatactctctctttctcgagaaattttcttccgctttcaagagcttcctcagactttcttcaccttcaaaaagtaagaaaaatgtcttcttcttcctcttcggagtcgggtagcggtaggagaggcggtaaggggtcttctggccggaaagagtccggggagaagaccgtagagtatttccatagtattttgagtaaggatactgtgatatccctacccgaaaaatacttttttcctggggggaaggcggtggtacctgacggtgatcatagggctgactccccgccggagggttacgccaccgtgtacgaggcctgcttagaatgcgggcttcgtttccccctcccttctgcctttatagatttactagatttttttcagcttcctttaggccaggtgactccgaactcttggaggcacttgtcggccttcgctgccgaactccgtaggttaggaagggatttgtctttgaaggcgatccttaaattctttcaatttaagaggaaggggtcttggttttacttgatccctgtacagccctttagggccctttgtaaaacgaagtggccgaagtggcaaaaccgcttcttctactatgataggaccgcggctcctagttttccctggagagggccgaagtccgttatccgtcatcctcggcctgaaccgttggacgagctcgatggcaagctcaacaagattcccatagttaggaaacaatacacggagtctgagctcgtcaagggcgacgtcgtgttcgacatctcgtcttcggacgaagaggccgagggtgaggatttctctttatctttatgctctactgctttaacgaagaaaactaacctggctttcttgctttttggcagtgtacatgttgaataaggctatccgaaagtcctccgagcttgtggagccggagaggcagagagcccctcgctcggcgtctgaagccgagaagaatccgaagaggcaaaaaacctcttcttcggatccgaaaga
This portion of the Salvia splendens isolate huo1 chromosome 10, SspV2, whole genome shotgun sequence genome encodes:
- the LOC121751490 gene encoding 1-aminocyclopropane-1-carboxylate oxidase 1-like, coding for MEIPVIDFSKLETGETMALLHEACKKWGFFMLDNSGLDTEVMEEVKALTKAHYKQAMRPAFLASETAKSLSSSKNEHIPDRDWESSFFVWHHPDSTTTVLPDRLRRSMEDYISQLIQLAEKLSEHMCQNLGIRRSHMMEAFSGCRAPSVGTKVAMYPECPRPDLMRGLREHTDAGGIILLLQDDQVPGLEFLKGGEWVKILPSKNNMIFVNIGDQVEILSNGVYKSAVHRVMAMREGNHLSIATFYNPAGDAVISPAADLLVPKEIRFKDYLSLYTKTKFGDKAIRFQSLKAMATHN